GGAAGCACCGCAGCCGGCGGCCGATACCGGAAGGATCATCAAGAAAAAACGTTTTGCCATGAAGCCGATGAGCCCCGATGAAGCCGCGATGCAGATGGAACTCCTCGATAAGGATTTCTTCATCTTTTCGAACGATGCGAGCGGTGAGATAAACGTCATCTACCGCAGAAACGACGGCAATTACGGTCTCATTGAGCCGGTGAAATAATACGGCCGCGGGACGGGATTGAAACCCCTTATCGTCATCATAACGGGCCTCGCCGGTTCCGGAAAGACCGTCGCGTTGCGGGCACTCGAAGATCAGGGCTTTTACTGCGTCGACAACCTGCCGGTAACCCTCATGGGGCCTTTTACGGCGGTCGTAACGGCCGATGACCATACGAGGAAAGTGGGCGTCGGCATA
The Thermodesulfovibrionales bacterium genome window above contains:
- a CDS encoding sigma 54 modulation/S30EA ribosomal C-terminal domain-containing protein, which produces RHKTEVLLKANGVMIQAESITGDIYSSIDEVVEKLDKRVKKYKEKLVSHRKGDARTPAAPEAPQPAADTGRIIKKKRFAMKPMSPDEAAMQMELLDKDFFIFSNDASGEINVIYRRNDGNYGLIEPVK